In Leptodesmis sichuanensis A121, the following are encoded in one genomic region:
- a CDS encoding zinc-binding dehydrogenase: MMTTYRKLVARKLSQDFQSAIAIAECPIPVLSPHELLIRNRFAGVNGGFDTLVCRGAIPYVNLNPPFDLGVEAVGEVVAVGQAVSTVQVGDAVATIHRGGGYREYQTVLVEQAIKVRAATPQVLTLLPTGVSALVALEQVGEMTSGETVLVTAAAGGTGHIAVQLAKRAGNHVIGTCGSEAKATLLKALGCDRVIRYREENLGEVLQQEYPNGVDLVFDCVGRQVFDTCVEHLAVRGRLVIVGFISEYTSSFEIVTQPRIYQKLFWKAASVRGFLMPHYREHFASACDRLLELFYSGNLKVAVDPTEFRGLEAIPSAVNYLLQGRNCGKVVVQL, encoded by the coding sequence ATGATGACCACTTACCGGAAGCTGGTTGCCAGGAAGTTAAGCCAGGATTTTCAATCGGCGATTGCGATCGCGGAGTGTCCAATTCCCGTTCTGTCACCCCATGAGTTGTTGATTCGCAATCGGTTTGCAGGGGTAAATGGCGGCTTTGATACGCTCGTCTGTCGAGGCGCAATTCCCTATGTCAACCTGAATCCTCCATTTGATCTGGGAGTGGAAGCCGTGGGAGAAGTCGTTGCGGTTGGGCAGGCGGTGTCTACCGTTCAGGTTGGGGATGCGGTTGCCACAATTCACCGGGGAGGCGGCTACCGGGAATATCAGACTGTTCTGGTGGAACAAGCGATTAAAGTGCGAGCTGCGACACCGCAAGTACTCACTCTATTGCCAACCGGGGTTTCAGCTCTGGTTGCCCTGGAACAGGTGGGCGAAATGACGAGTGGTGAAACAGTCCTGGTGACAGCAGCGGCAGGAGGAACAGGCCATATTGCCGTACAACTGGCTAAACGCGCTGGAAATCATGTCATTGGCACCTGTGGGTCGGAGGCAAAGGCCACATTGTTGAAGGCTTTGGGATGCGATCGGGTGATTCGTTATCGCGAGGAAAATCTGGGTGAAGTGTTACAGCAAGAGTATCCCAACGGTGTTGATCTGGTGTTTGATTGTGTGGGTAGACAAGTGTTTGATACCTGTGTGGAGCATTTGGCAGTTCGGGGACGACTGGTGATCGTGGGGTTCATTTCTGAGTACACCAGTTCCTTTGAAATAGTGACCCAACCCCGGATTTATCAAAAACTCTTCTGGAAAGCTGCCTCAGTACGGGGATTTCTCATGCCCCACTATCGGGAACATTTTGCCAGTGCCTGCGATCGGCTGCTGGAACTGTTTTACAGCGGAAATCTCAAAGTTGCTGTAGATCCAACAGAGTTTCGAGGACTGGAGGCCATTCCCTCAGCCGTCAATTACCTGTTGCAGGGCCGAAATTGTGGAAAAGTGGTTGTGCAGCTTTAA
- a CDS encoding crossover junction endodeoxyribonuclease RuvC: MNLFEDLNSCIILGIDPAIASIGFGIIQGDRALEYGVITTVANAPMYERLAQIRADIQDLCKLFTPQVAALEMPFFGRENTNANKVLRAMGVIELALGDCGLREPIFLHQSQVKAAVAQYGASKFEMKQAVMQIFGLPEPPSPDDSADGLAIAYAAQCGARANVA, encoded by the coding sequence ATGAATCTTTTCGAGGATTTAAACAGTTGCATCATTTTGGGGATTGATCCAGCGATCGCCAGCATTGGCTTTGGCATCATTCAGGGCGATCGAGCACTGGAATATGGTGTGATCACCACCGTTGCCAATGCGCCAATGTATGAACGTCTAGCTCAAATTCGGGCTGATATCCAGGATTTATGCAAACTGTTTACGCCTCAAGTGGCCGCTCTGGAGATGCCGTTTTTTGGGCGAGAAAATACCAATGCGAATAAAGTATTGCGGGCAATGGGAGTGATTGAACTGGCTCTCGGTGACTGTGGGTTAAGAGAGCCGATCTTTCTGCATCAGTCTCAAGTGAAGGCAGCGGTCGCTCAGTATGGAGCCAGCAAATTTGAGATGAAACAGGCGGTCATGCAGATCTTTGGCTTACCAGAACCGCCTTCGCCAGATGACAGTGCAGATGGACTGGCGATCGCCTATGCCGCTCAATGTGGCGCACGGGCTAACGTCGCCTGA
- a CDS encoding peroxiredoxin family protein produces MLTSTDFSGLINDRFFKNLFPIPPSNTLSYGKTTPDFVLPNITQGGTVRLSSYQQQQPVILAFTRIFTEKQYCPFCFPHIKALNEHYQEFRDRNIELLMITSTDEQQSQIVVRDLGLQMPLLSDPGCQVFRAYQTGQALGAPLPAQFVLDRQGQLRYKHLFSFLDHNASVETLLAVQV; encoded by the coding sequence ATGCTGACCTCAACGGACTTCAGTGGGCTAATTAACGATCGCTTCTTCAAAAACCTCTTCCCCATTCCGCCCAGTAATACTCTGAGCTATGGGAAGACTACCCCAGACTTTGTGCTGCCCAATATTACCCAGGGTGGCACCGTTCGGTTATCCAGCTATCAGCAGCAGCAACCCGTGATTCTGGCGTTCACACGCATTTTTACAGAGAAGCAGTACTGTCCTTTCTGCTTTCCTCATATCAAAGCCCTGAATGAGCATTATCAAGAATTCCGCGATCGCAACATTGAACTGCTGATGATCACCAGCACCGATGAGCAGCAGAGCCAGATTGTCGTGCGCGATTTAGGCTTGCAAATGCCCCTCCTCAGTGATCCCGGTTGTCAGGTATTTCGGGCTTACCAAACCGGTCAGGCATTAGGCGCACCGCTGCCGGCCCAATTTGTTCTCGATCGCCAGGGTCAACTCCGTTACAAGCATTTGTTTTCATTCTTAGACCATAATGCCAGTGTGGAAACCTTGCTAGCTGTTCAGGTATAA
- a CDS encoding homogentisate phytyltransferase, whose product MSPISSKTPPSPPVLSTQLQFTRQPLLWLRAFWKFSRPHTIIGTSLSVLGLYLITLSTSELWPGTSATLLPDPQSLLPTLLACLCGNVYIVGLNQLEDVDIDRINKPHLPLASGEFSRPLAIAIVLVMGMLAMGLAWLQGPYLLAMVSISLLLGTAYSLPPVRLKRFPFLASLCIFTVRGLVVNLGLFLHFNSVRNRGWEIGDWGAGSREQGLEGFSSWGDLSFSLPPVVLALTLFILVFTFAIAIFKDIPDAEGDRKYQISTFTLRLGQQKVFNLACWVLTVAYGGMILAGLVGLPGANSWVLIITHVLALGLFWYRSFGVNLQDKASISHFYQFIWKLFFIEYLIFPIACLLQ is encoded by the coding sequence ATGAGTCCAATTTCTTCTAAAACCCCTCCTTCCCCTCCCGTTTTGTCTACCCAACTCCAGTTCACCCGGCAACCACTGCTCTGGCTGCGTGCCTTCTGGAAATTCTCTCGTCCTCACACCATCATTGGCACCAGTCTTAGCGTCCTTGGCCTCTATCTGATCACCCTCTCCACCAGCGAATTATGGCCCGGAACCAGTGCCACCCTCCTCCCCGATCCCCAATCCCTCCTCCCCACCCTCCTGGCCTGCCTCTGCGGCAACGTTTATATCGTCGGCTTGAATCAACTGGAAGATGTGGACATCGATCGCATCAACAAACCCCATCTTCCCCTGGCATCGGGTGAATTTTCTCGTCCACTCGCGATTGCGATCGTGCTGGTGATGGGAATGCTGGCGATGGGACTGGCCTGGTTACAGGGGCCGTATCTACTGGCAATGGTGAGTATCAGCTTGCTCCTGGGAACGGCCTACTCCTTACCACCTGTGCGCCTGAAACGGTTTCCCTTTTTAGCCTCATTATGCATTTTTACCGTGCGGGGTCTGGTGGTAAATCTGGGATTGTTCCTGCATTTCAATTCCGTTAGGAATCGGGGATGGGAAATTGGGGATTGGGGAGCAGGGAGCAGGGAGCAGGGATTGGAAGGGTTCTCGTCCTGGGGAGACCTTTCTTTCTCGTTGCCGCCTGTGGTATTGGCGTTGACCTTGTTTATTCTGGTGTTTACATTTGCGATCGCCATTTTCAAAGATATTCCTGATGCAGAGGGCGATCGCAAGTACCAGATCAGCACCTTTACCCTCAGACTGGGTCAACAGAAAGTTTTTAATCTGGCTTGCTGGGTATTGACGGTAGCCTACGGCGGCATGATCCTGGCGGGATTAGTTGGGCTACCAGGAGCCAATTCCTGGGTGCTGATCATCACTCATGTACTGGCGCTGGGATTATTTTGGTATCGTAGTTTTGGAGTAAACTTACAGGATAAAGCATCGATCAGTCATTTCTATCAATTCATCTGGAAGCTGTTTTTTATCGAGTATTTAATATTTCCAATTGCTTGCTTATTGCAGTGA
- the patD gene encoding heterocyst frequency control protein PatD, whose amino-acid sequence MVEIPIDQLEMLPPEYQQPYQQLKQRVEDLQETLIRSTDFSTLKIAIAALQTFFQTEIWNLSLQNLDPNLEHQVQSINVEIDKQLRLLNMDGLFLQAARQENTVKQRKQQASDRLLLLIQYCNGLLGRQ is encoded by the coding sequence ATGGTTGAGATACCCATTGATCAGCTTGAGATGCTACCTCCTGAATACCAACAGCCCTATCAGCAATTAAAGCAGCGTGTGGAAGATCTGCAGGAAACTCTGATCCGCAGTACAGACTTCTCTACACTAAAAATAGCGATCGCAGCATTACAAACTTTCTTTCAAACTGAAATCTGGAACTTGAGCTTGCAGAATTTAGACCCCAACCTGGAACATCAAGTGCAATCCATTAATGTAGAAATTGATAAACAACTTAGACTGCTGAATATGGATGGTCTGTTTTTACAGGCTGCTCGACAAGAAAATACAGTTAAACAACGTAAACAGCAAGCCAGCGATCGCCTCCTGCTCCTGATTCAGTATTGCAATGGTTTATTAGGACGGCAATAA
- a CDS encoding glycine betaine ABC transporter substrate-binding protein, with the protein MNRFVAFGLLSVTVILAIAACYSHSPTAGNVDIIVASKDFTEQDILGELLAQQIENKTGLKVDRKPRLGGSYVCHQAILAGKIDAYIEYTGTAATVSKLFENQKIPSDPKVLFQQLQQGYAKNFKLAVMPGLGFENTFAIVIRGDEAKRYNLQTLSQAAQYTPQWRAGFGYEFSERQDGLPGLAKTYNLTFAKPPQIMDLGLIYRALLQKQIDLTAGNSTDGQIARLGFVVLQDDKRYFPPYEAVPIVREETLKRYPTLAPAIAGLKNLITADEMRRLNYAVEGELRDVKEVVREFLQSRQAVTQGSEQLVPGSY; encoded by the coding sequence GTGAACCGATTTGTTGCTTTTGGCTTGTTGTCCGTTACTGTGATCCTGGCGATCGCGGCCTGTTACTCTCATTCCCCTACAGCAGGCAACGTTGACATTATCGTGGCCTCCAAGGACTTTACAGAGCAGGATATCCTGGGCGAGCTACTGGCGCAGCAAATTGAGAACAAGACGGGGCTGAAAGTCGATCGCAAACCCCGGTTGGGTGGTTCCTATGTGTGTCATCAGGCGATCCTGGCGGGCAAGATTGATGCCTATATCGAGTACACAGGGACGGCAGCAACCGTTAGTAAGCTGTTTGAAAATCAAAAGATTCCCTCCGATCCCAAAGTGTTATTTCAGCAATTGCAGCAGGGCTATGCCAAAAACTTCAAGCTGGCTGTAATGCCGGGATTGGGCTTTGAAAATACCTTTGCGATCGTGATTCGGGGGGACGAAGCCAAACGATATAACCTGCAGACCCTATCTCAGGCGGCTCAATATACTCCCCAATGGCGGGCCGGATTTGGCTACGAGTTTTCAGAGCGGCAAGACGGATTACCGGGTTTGGCAAAAACCTACAATCTTACCTTTGCTAAACCGCCGCAAATTATGGATCTGGGTTTGATCTACCGGGCACTATTGCAAAAGCAAATTGATCTCACGGCAGGCAACTCCACGGATGGTCAAATTGCGCGTCTGGGCTTCGTAGTTTTACAGGATGACAAACGCTATTTCCCGCCTTATGAAGCCGTGCCGATCGTGCGAGAGGAAACCTTGAAGCGCTATCCCACCCTGGCTCCAGCGATCGCGGGACTGAAAAACTTAATTACCGCCGATGAAATGCGCCGCCTGAATTACGCAGTGGAAGGAGAATTGCGAGATGTTAAAGAGGTTGTCCGAGAGTTTCTGCAATCCAGGCAAGCAGTTACACAGGGAAGTGAGCAGCTGGTACCAGGTAGTTATTGA
- the larE gene encoding ATP-dependent sacrificial sulfur transferase LarE, with product MGLTKLEQKLEQLRALFAEMDRALIAYSGGIDSTLVAKVAWDVLGDRALAVTAVSPSLLPEDLQEACIQAQEIGIAHELVETHELENPNYAANPINRCYFCKSELHDTLKPLALERGYPYVVDGVNADDLTDYRPGIQAAKERGARSPLAEVGISKLEVREIAKHLGLSCWDKPAQPCLSSRFPYGETITIAKLQRVGRAEAYLRKLGLKTLRVRSEGDTARIELPPEQIKEFVLTIDLPQLVAQFQALGFLYVTLDLEGFRSGKLNQVLQMANAG from the coding sequence ATGGGTTTGACCAAGCTGGAACAAAAACTAGAACAACTGAGAGCACTGTTTGCTGAAATGGATCGGGCACTCATTGCTTACTCCGGAGGAATTGATAGTACGCTGGTAGCCAAGGTCGCCTGGGATGTATTGGGCGATCGTGCCTTAGCCGTTACCGCGGTTTCTCCCTCCCTGCTACCAGAGGATTTGCAGGAAGCCTGCATTCAGGCGCAAGAAATTGGGATTGCTCACGAACTGGTGGAAACCCACGAGCTAGAAAATCCCAATTACGCCGCAAATCCCATCAATCGCTGCTATTTCTGTAAAAGTGAATTGCACGACACCCTGAAGCCCTTAGCGTTAGAGCGAGGATATCCCTATGTCGTGGATGGCGTGAATGCAGACGATTTAACCGATTACCGACCGGGGATCCAGGCCGCGAAGGAACGGGGAGCACGATCGCCCCTGGCTGAAGTCGGGATTTCCAAGCTAGAAGTTCGGGAGATCGCCAAACATTTGGGCTTATCTTGTTGGGATAAACCTGCCCAACCTTGTCTCAGTTCCCGATTTCCCTACGGTGAGACGATCACCATCGCCAAACTGCAGCGAGTCGGAAGAGCCGAAGCCTACCTACGTAAATTGGGGCTGAAAACGCTGCGAGTCCGTTCAGAAGGCGACACCGCCCGCATCGAGTTGCCCCCAGAACAAATTAAAGAGTTCGTCCTCACGATCGACCTCCCCCAACTGGTCGCCCAATTCCAAGCTCTCGGCTTCCTGTATGTGACGCTGGATCTGGAAGGTTTCCGCAGCGGCAAACTCAACCAGGTTCTGCAAATGGCCAATGCAGGCTAA
- a CDS encoding Uma2 family endonuclease — translation MPQSPSLKSEIIYPESDGQPMADNTQQFNWIVYIKLGCEALFQKDPLVFVAGDLLWYPVEGNNSISTAPDIMVVFGRPKGDRSSYQQWQEDNIPPQVVFEVLSPSNRLVEMAKKFRFYERYGVEEYYLYDPEKADFSGWLRSQDFLEVIENPLGWVSPRLQVRFEVTDGQLEIYRPDGERFATYLELVQQVEQERQRANKLAAKLKELGVNPEDL, via the coding sequence ATGCCCCAATCTCCATCCCTGAAATCAGAAATTATTTATCCCGAAAGCGATGGGCAACCAATGGCCGATAACACGCAGCAGTTCAATTGGATTGTCTACATCAAGTTGGGTTGTGAGGCTCTGTTTCAAAAGGATCCCCTGGTCTTTGTGGCTGGGGATCTGCTCTGGTATCCCGTAGAAGGCAACAACAGCATCAGCACTGCTCCTGACATCATGGTCGTCTTTGGGCGTCCCAAAGGAGATCGAAGTTCCTACCAACAATGGCAGGAGGACAATATTCCGCCTCAAGTGGTGTTTGAAGTCCTTTCTCCCAGCAACCGATTGGTCGAGATGGCGAAGAAATTCCGCTTCTACGAACGCTACGGAGTAGAAGAGTATTACCTGTATGACCCGGAAAAAGCGGACTTCAGCGGCTGGTTACGATCGCAAGATTTCCTGGAAGTGATCGAAAATCCCCTGGGTTGGGTCAGTCCCCGCTTACAAGTCCGCTTTGAAGTCACGGATGGCCAGTTAGAAATCTACCGTCCAGACGGAGAGCGCTTTGCCACCTACCTGGAACTGGTACAGCAAGTAGAGCAGGAGCGCCAACGAGCTAACAAATTAGCAGCCAAATTGAAAGAGTTAGGCGTGAATCCAGAGGACTTGTAA